A genome region from Plasmodium vivax chromosome 11, whole genome shotgun sequence includes the following:
- a CDS encoding hypothetical protein, conserved (encoded by transcript PVX_113635A), whose protein sequence is MEKKKKKKNFSFQGYFKKSAPSTSKEEKGNQDDDVGGDHMIERDDSEGEFSIHVRTQFCKKPLGLVAYYRCTEGKHATLGDSSGCHRAASIRNYREQGADSPWMFKLKNKQLVELENERGERAKANFCLRLSGKSKCYVRVEPDHCLELLGGNYCTDERAIKIKNEIAKRLGGQNGGKDGGESENAEGFTFEMWIGIKEDKFAFEEERKKKQKKKGERKKKRKKKYICLMQKGKEETYQWSVLLVIDTDECHFLIDFKNEKFQFDSFPLEHLKTKKIDGYYWSHVSITFNLTIDLIYIILTGEGSYFMQTCKNLYAIFYSSVFYPTNFFTDSAMALPLYLGAKPHTLFDDSDGSDAMEGEDNPLAKEMNKEKRRSSKVGRSHKGSSDFVSFLVTEIRLFALSRSADLVVKESKAVLDCAWLEGPPNGGDPNSMRKHSRGGKLSSDEGDDIKNRCSELNNELEMMKERFHRFSGEVNGGSAAAPPAQEDFFKFDSEEEQDDSVKDAFFSKPGRKASPYGSAPPSEDFFGKGRSDVKREKADQPPVKKSHVKKHSHAEKSHWERPPQLNAKRKDESAFYFNFSDEGGEASQEDHAGAAKKPSWEGEAQKPSWEEGHAERSPYEADDAGKLPLSVDRKHSSEGEKSPMKKYLSKIVEGAKEDDPDAASDLNRADVNLLLNELKEKFESEFVNIMIDRLGSKFHLKRKDKQKIVSTLRSSGMGEKDHAEAGDIRERYLSLVKTKEERQKSKMHEEIKEELKKVKEKSTAERNLSSYIKDNQLLNEHYIKKYSCAGEEVSDQESEEGPPQGAWPYGGELPGADEQEGAPLSDCSSVRQSSRSSDGSHSIVNLQYQDGSNIFAGGGNLGSGEELPAQMDPSRDAFSRAGERAEHEEKKSDVSDFTFMKRSSSGRKGRSGHGSPDDRKWRSGREGRRSGDGRDGGPTLQGDDRPSPESALRVLPSNETDLLPEEGHHRKSVSALLPSEEQPNRRDRHNQINEAIKTGKLYYHFICPLTPYELFLLRRFHKKGISEELKEFRNKKYLSCEKLFMSTGGICRTPLNVAYIRYKIAMMKSMLRSSRRCIQEKKFKKGLKICIKNGEYIKNFVSSYCVLRRRALSGDSSPSFPPSPPSSARFPEEQQQQRQQRQEPPYQYADFCLNVDHAYITMDELKNILKTNVRNVIICKVFILMKEYKRYKYIENSSLILVLQSVLCRVVTSYTLLRKILKKFILLLFLRGCLSCVESLCTFLFLMYPKERTHPLFAKVFSLCRNSFLAYSSCYKSNKYAMINNYHFNFEQCVEFFSPEWGYYIYTTSNFNIFSSSVKFNGFLKRAVDFATRRGEGQLERQAICDVGSSADSPDDSPADIPADIPEGIPEGGPACGDPTQLPEDAPPSEPTKESKLATVDACTDLDRSNKKEPKRNDLYIYLTNYEKKKRSYYIIDDNMRRIEFSRKETNHNLETFLQMGNPTETSTEQSKRDQLDRLMSKVNRDVYLNSSGSSCMNAAFFGHCPHCKHAFNSFSRSCKVCQRYVHVCYYLLIHCTYKYHCELCDATYSEKCLEKFSKGFTCFYCGLFFIRK, encoded by the exons ACTCCCCGTGGATGTTCAAGCTGAAGAACAAGCAGCTGGTCGAGCTGGAAAACGAGAGGGGAGAAAGGGCCAAGGCGAACTTCTGCCTGAGGCTGAGCGGGAAATCCAAATGCTACGTGCGGGTGGAGCCGGACCACTGCCTGGAGCTCCTGGGGGGAAACTACTGCACCGATGAGAGGGccataaagataaaaaacgaaattgccAAAAGGTTAGGGGGCCAAAACGGTGGAAAGGACGGCGGTGAAAGCGAAAACGCTGAAGGGTTTACGTTCGAGATGTGGATAGGCATCAAAGAAGATAAGTTCGCCTTCgaggaggagaggaaaaaaaagcagaaaaaaaaaggagagaggaaaaaaaaaaggaaaaagaaatacatcTGCTTGatgcagaaggggaaggaggaaaCGTACCAGTGGAGCGTTCTCCTAGTGATAGACACCGATGAGTGTCATTTCCTAATCGACTTTAAGAATGAGAAGTTCCAATTCGACTCCTTTCCACTGGAGcatttaaaaacaaaaaaaattgatggcTACTACTGGAGCCATGTATCAATTACCTTCAACCTAACCATAGAtctcatttatataattctaaCAGGAGAGGGTAGCTACTTCATGCAGACgtgtaaaaatttgtatgcCATATTTTACAGTAGCGTTTTTTACCCCACCAATTTCTTCACCGATAGTGCGATGGCCTTGCCTCTTTACCTGGGGGCGAAGCCACACACTCTGTTTGATGACTCAGATGGGAGTGATGCCATGGAGGGAGAGGACAACCCGCTCGCAAAAGAGATGAATAAGGAGAAGAGGAGGTCATCCAAGGTTGGTAGAAGCCACAAAGGGAGCAGCGATTTTGTGTCCTTCCTCGTCACCGAAATAAGGCTCTTTGCGTTGAGTAGGTCGGCCGATTTGGTGGTTAAAGAGAGCAAAGCTGTGTTGGACTGCGCCTGGCTGGAGGGGcccccaaacgggggagaccCAAACAGCATGAGGAAGCACTCGAGGGGGGGCAAGCTGAGCAGCGACGAGGGGGATGACATCAAGAACAGGTGCAGCGAGCTGAACAACGAGCTTGAGATGATGAAGGAGAGGTTCCACAGGTTTAGCGGCGAGGTGAACGGGGGGAGcgccgccgccccccccgcgcaggaggacttcttcaaattcgactcggaggaggagcaggacGATTCCGTGAAGGACGCCTTCTTCTCCAAACCCGGAAGGAAGGCCAGCCCCTACGGCAGCGCCCCCCCCAGTGAAGACTTCTTCGGAAAGGGGAGGAGCGACGtaaagagggaaaaggcaGACCAGCCCCCTGTGAAGAAGTCCCATGTGAAGAAGCATTCCCATGCGGAGAAGTCCCATTGGGAGAGGCCCCCCCAACTGAACGCAAAGAGGAAAGACGAGTCCGCGTTTTACTTTAACTTCTCGGATGAAGGCGGGGAGGCCAGCCAGGAGGACCACGCGGGAGCGGCGAAGAAGCCATCATGGGAAGGAGAAGCGCAGAAGCCGTCATGGGAAGAAGGCCACGCGGAGAGGTCTCCCTACGAAGCAGACGACGCGGGGAAACTCCCCCTTTCGGTCGATCGGAAACATTCCTCGGAGGGAGAGAAAAGCCCCATGAAAAAGTACCTTAGCAAAATCGTGGAGGGAGCAAAAGAAGACGACCCAGATGCAGCTAGCGATCTCAACCGAGCAGATGTGAACCTGCTGCTCAACGAACTGAAGGAGAAGTTCGAAAGCGAATTTGTAAATATCATGATAGACAGACTGGGGAGCAAGTTTCATCTGAAGAGAAAGGACAAGCAAAAAATAGTCTCTACTTTGAGGTCAAGTGGAATGGGGGAGAAGGACCACGCCGAGGCAGGTGACATCCGGGAGAGGTACCTCTCCTTAGTAAAGACAAAAgaggagaggcaaaaaagcaaaatgcaTGAGGAGATAAAGGAGGAGTTGAAGAAGGTCAAGGAGAAATCCACTGCGGAGAGGAACCTAAGCAGCTACATCAAGGACAACCAGTTGCTCAATGAGCACtatataaagaaatacaGCTGCGCTGGAGAGGAGGTAAGCGACCAGGAGAGTGAAGAGGGCCCTCCTCAGGGTGCTTGGCCGTACGGAGGGGAGCTGCCTGGCGCGGATGAACAGGAGGGGGCACCGCTCAGTGACTGCAGCTCGGTTAGGCAAAGCTCGCGCTCCTCGGACGGGAGTCACTCCATCGTCAATTTGCAGTACCAGGATGGAAGCAACATcttcgcaggggggggcaaCCTCGGAAGTGGCGAGGAGCTGCCCGCGCAGATGGACCCAAGCAGGGATGCCTTCTCCCGCGCAGGGGAGCGCGCCGAGCacgaggagaagaagtcAGACGTTAGCGATTTTACCTTTATgaagaggagcagcagcggGCGCAAGGGGCGTAGCGGTCATGGCTCTCCTGACGATCGCAAGTGGCGTAGCGGTCGTGAGGGGCGCCGAAGTGGTGACGGGCGCGATGGTGGGCCCACCCTCCAGGGGGACGACCGCCCCTCCCCGGAAAGCGCCCTCCGAGTGCTCCCGTCGAACGAGACCGACCTGCTGCCCGAGGAGGGGCACCACCGAAAGAGCGTCTCGGCCCTCCTCCCGAGCGAAGAGCAACCAAATCGTAGAGATAGACACAACCAAATAAACGAAGCAATCAAAACGGGGAAACTTTATTACCATTTCATATGCCCCCTGACCCCCTATGAATTATTCCTCCTGAGGAGGttccacaaaaaggggatcaGCGAGGAGCTTAAAGAATTTAGAAACAAGAAGTACCTCTCGTGTGAAAAGCTATTCATGTCAACAGGAGGAATCTGTAGAACCCCCCTGAACGTGGCCTACATAAGATACAAAATAGCGATGATGAAATCTATGCTGAGGAGTAGCCGAAGGTGCATTCAGGAGAAGAAATTTAAGAAGGGgctaaaaatttgcataaagAATGGAGAGTATATCAAAAACTTCGTCAGCAGTTACTGCGTGTTGAGGAGGAGGGCCCTAAGTGGGGACTCCTCTCCGTCGTTCCCGCCGTCCCCTCCCTCCTCGGCGAGATTTCCAGAAGAGCAACAGCAGCAACGACAGCAACGACAGGAGCCCCCCTACCAGTACGCCGACTTCTGCCTAAACGTAGACCACGCATACATCACCATGGATGAgttaaaaaacattttaaaaacgaacGTGCGGAATGTAATCATCTGTAAAGTGTTTATCCTCATGAAGGAGTATAAGAGGTACAAATACATCGAAAACTCGTCGCTCATTTTGGTTCTTCAGTCGGTCCTCTGTCGGGTTGTGACGAGCTACACCCTGTTgagaaaaattttgaagaaattcaTCCTGCTGCTCTTCCTGCGGGGCTGTCTCAGTTGTGTAGAATCCCTCTGCACCTTTCTCTTCCTGATGTATCCGAAGGAACGGACCCACCCGCTCTTCGCCAAGGTGTTTTCCCTCTGCAGGAACTCCTTCTTGGCCTACTCCTCCTGCTACAAGAGCAACAAATACGCCATGATTAATAATTACCACTTCAACTTCGAGCAGTGCGTGGAGTTTTTCTCTCCGGAGTGGGGCTACTACATCTACACCACCAGCAACTTTAACATCTTCTCCTCTAGCGTCAAGTTCAACGGGTTCTTGAAAAGGGCCGTCGACTTCGCCACGcggcggggggaggggcagctGGAGCGGCAGGCCATATGCGACGTGGGCAGCTCTGCGGATAGCCCTGATGATAGCCCTGCGGATATCCCTGCGGATATCCCTGAGGGTATCCCTGAGGGTGGCCCCGCCTGTGGCGACCCCACCCAGCTGCCGGAGGACGCCCCCCCGAGTGAACCCACAAAGGAGAGCAAACTCGCAACAGTAGATGCGTGCACCGATCTAGACAGaagcaacaaaaaagaacCCAAGAGAAACGATTTATACATCTACCTGACCAActacgaaaagaaaaaaaggagctacTACATCATCGATGACAATATGAGGCGCATCGAATTCTCTAGAAAAGAAACCAACCACAATTTGGAGACCTTCCTTCAGATGGGGAACCCAACTGAGACCTCCACCGAACAGAGCAAGAGGGATCAACTGGATCGCCTCATGAGCAAAGTGAACCGTGATGTGTATTTAAATTCCTCCGGCTCCTCCTGCATGAATGCCGCATTTTTCGGCCACTGCCCCCACTGCAAGCATGCCTTTAACTCCTTCTCGCGGTCTTGCAAAGTGTGCCAGCGGTACGTGCACGTCTGCTACTACCTCCTCATCCACTGCACCTACAAGTACCACTGCGAGCTGTGCGACGCGACTTACTCGGAGAAG tgcCTGGAGAAGTTCTCAAAAGGATTCACCTGCTTCTACTGCGGTTTGTTTTTCATCCGCAAGTGA